The following coding sequences lie in one Arabidopsis thaliana chromosome 3, partial sequence genomic window:
- a CDS encoding uncharacterized protein (unknown protein; Has 1 Blast hits to 1 proteins in 1 species: Archae - 0; Bacteria - 0; Metazoa - 0; Fungi - 0; Plants - 1; Viruses - 0; Other Eukaryotes - 0 (source: NCBI BLink).), giving the protein MVVVDEGEMKLWVDDMMDYGGDGEPKLIITIKNSSSQFGYSLKLKHLDSRWWRRDCWWRKDREVERRRKDVLMELNYRGKLVNLIHRKCFILLALYENAQSLIFGP; this is encoded by the exons atggtggtggtggatgAAGGGGAGATGAAATTATGGGTTGACGACATGATGGACTACGGTGGCGATGGTGAGCCG AAactcatcatcaccatcaaaaACTCATCATCACAATTTGGTTATTCTCTAAAGTTGAAACATTTGG ACAGTCGTTGGTGGCGGAGGGATTGTTGGTGGCGGAAGGATCGTGAAgtcgaaagaagaagaaaagatgtgTTGATGGAGCTAAATTACAGGGGTAAATTAGTCAATCTCATTCACAGAAAATGCTTTATCCTGTTAGCCCTTTATGAAAATGCTCAATCCCTAATTTTTGGGCCATAA
- a CDS encoding uncharacterized protein (unknown protein; Has 7 Blast hits to 7 proteins in 2 species: Archae - 0; Bacteria - 0; Metazoa - 0; Fungi - 0; Plants - 5; Viruses - 0; Other Eukaryotes - 2 (source: NCBI BLink).) — MADEKEIVDIYSSDEEYDEDDDDDEEEEEEEDSLVDKVTRLLKGKQD; from the exons aTGGCGGACGAAAAGGAGATCGTCGATATTTATAGCTCAGATGAGGAATACgacgaagacg atgatgatgatgaggaggaggaagaagaagaagactcccTTGTTGATAAAGTCACTCGTCTACTCAAAG GGAAACAAGATTGA
- a CDS encoding uncharacterized protein (unknown protein; Has 75703 Blast hits to 19796 proteins in 1115 species: Archae - 327; Bacteria - 34383; Metazoa - 14453; Fungi - 7466; Plants - 2586; Viruses - 958; Other Eukaryotes - 15530 (source: NCBI BLink).), whose protein sequence is MADEKEIVDIYSSDEEYDEDDDDDDDTDGESSDEDDEEEDRNLSGDDSESSEDDYTDSNSDSDDDDEEDDDDEEEEEEEDSLVDKVTRLLKGKQD, encoded by the exons aTGGCGGACGAAAAGGAGATCGTCGATATTTATAGCTCAGATGAGGAATACgacgaagacgatgatgatgatgatgataccgATGGCGAGAGTAGCgacgaagacgatgaagaagaagatcggaATCTGAG TGGAGATGATAGCGAATCAAGCGAAGATGATTACACTGATTCGAATTCGGATTCTGATgacgacgatgaagaagatgatgatgatgaggaggaggaagaagaagaagactcccTTGTTGATAAAGTCACTCGTCTACTCAAAG GGAAACAAGATTGA
- a CDS encoding NAD(P)-binding Rossmann-fold superfamily protein (NAD(P)-binding Rossmann-fold superfamily protein; FUNCTIONS IN: oxidoreductase activity, binding, catalytic activity; INVOLVED IN: oxidation reduction, metabolic process; LOCATED IN: cellular_component unknown; EXPRESSED IN: 19 plant structures; EXPRESSED DURING: 11 growth stages; CONTAINS InterPro DOMAIN/s: NAD(P)-binding domain (InterPro:IPR016040), Glucose/ribitol dehydrogenase (InterPro:IPR002347), Short-chain dehydrogenase/reductase SDR (InterPro:IPR002198); BEST Arabidopsis thaliana protein match is: NAD(P)-binding Rossmann-fold superfamily protein (TAIR:AT5G10050.1); Has 28315 Blast hits to 28305 proteins in 2489 species: Archae - 298; Bacteria - 21162; Metazoa - 1441; Fungi - 797; Plants - 407; Viruses - 0; Other Eukaryotes - 4210 (source: NCBI BLink).) — MMRNVGSSSSGSKGIAAVVGVGPKLGRSIARKFAHEGYTVAILARDLGRLSRVAEEIAREEKAQVFAIRIDCADPRSVREAFEGVLSLGFVEVLVYNAYHSSYASHHPTSFTHIPFQSFQTSISVSVFAAFLCAQQVTPGMMEKGKGTILFTGCSASLNGIAGFSELCCGKFALRALSQCLAKEYQAFGIHVAHVIIDGVVGPPRETNIPPRGMVAEQSFNVGGEDGEGEGESSGVMGMDPDVLAQTYWYLHVQDRRAWTHELDIRPSNPNF, encoded by the exons ATGATGAGAAACGTAGGGAGTTCGAGCTCTGGCAGCAAAGGCATAGCGGCCGTAGTCGGCGTTGGTCCAAAGCTCGGTCGCTCCATCGCTCGGAAGTTTGCTCACGAAGGCTACACCGTCGCCATCCTCGCTCGTGATCTTG GTAGGTTATCTAGAGTAGCAGAAGAGATagcaagagaagagaaagcacAAGTGTTTGCTATAAGAATTGATTGTGCAGATCCAAGAAGTGTAAGAGAAGCCTTCGAAGGAGTATTGTCGTTAGGGTTCGTGGAGGTTTTAGTGTACAATGCTTATCATTCTTCTTACGCAAGTCACCATCCCACTTCTTTCACCCACATTCCTTTTCAATCTTTCCAAACATCTATCTCTGTCTCTGTCTTCGCTGCATTTCTTTGCGCTCAACAG GTTACTCCCGGGATGATGGAGAAAGGAAAAGGAACTATACTCTTCACCGGTTGCTCGGCGTCTTTGAATGGCATTGCTGGTTTCTCCGAACTAT GCTGTGGGAAATTTGCGTTGAGGGCACTGTCTCAATGCTTAGCAAAAGAATATCAAGCTTTTGGAATACATGTGGCTCATGTTATCATCGACGGTGTGGTTGGACCTCCAAG AGAAACAAACATCCCTCCCCGAGGAATGGTCGCAGAGCAATCATTCAACGTAGGAGGCgaagatggagaaggagaaggagaaagctcGGGAGTGATGGGAATGGATCCTGATGTATTGGCTCAAACTTATTGGTATCTCCATGTTCAAGACCGGAGAGCTTGGACACATGAACTCGATATCCGACCATCAAACCCAAATTTCTAG
- a CDS encoding hydroxyproline-rich glycoprotein family protein (hydroxyproline-rich glycoprotein family protein; CONTAINS InterPro DOMAIN/s: Protein of unknown function DUF784, Arabidopsis thaliana (InterPro:IPR008502); BEST Arabidopsis thaliana protein match is: ECA1 gametogenesis related family protein (TAIR:AT1G44224.1); Has 1202 Blast hits to 781 proteins in 175 species: Archae - 0; Bacteria - 378; Metazoa - 371; Fungi - 63; Plants - 171; Viruses - 5; Other Eukaryotes - 214 (source: NCBI BLink).) — translation MKSVIVIVALLCLVSLPNPTVGSTKKPWPKPSDLANHNNNFGDSKVGWACSSSSDPNTPPSPPGSFPNIPQIPGIPNIPFPNIPGIPIPNIPGLPNIPGLPGPPFESLLVSQSGELEKCLSKDGSKTNEKCFSQIFSSWAENDFALDKECCEIIVNMNKRCYGHLHMMFKSHFFAPLLQYSCHIKHAKN, via the coding sequence ATGAAGAGCGTCATTGTCATTGTAGCTCTCCTATGCCTCGTCTCTCTCCCAAACCCTACCGTCGGATCAACAAAGAAACCATGGCCTAAGCCGTCCGATCTAGCCAATCACAATAACAACTTCGGTGACTCTAAGGTTGGTTGGGCTTGCTCCTCCTCTTCAGACCCCAACACTCCTCCTTCACCTCCCGGCTCGTTCCCTAATATCCCCCAAATCCCGGGAATACCAAACATCCCGTTTCCCAACATTCCGGGAATCCCAATACCTAACATCCCTGGACTCCCTAACATCCCTGGACTTCCAGGTCCTCCGTTTGAGTCTCTTCTCGTGTCGCAATCCGGTGAGTTAGAGAAATGTTTGTCTAAAGATGGGTCGAAAACTAATGAGAAATGTTTCTCGCAAATATTTTCGAGTTGGGCGGAGAATGATTTCGCATTGGACAAAGAATGTTGTGAGATCATTGTGAATATGAACAAGAGGTGTTATGGCCATCTTCACATGATGTTTAAGAGTCATTTCTTTGCTCCTCTCCTTCAATACTCTTGTCACATCAAGCATGCCAAGAACTAA
- a CDS encoding hydroxyproline-rich glycoprotein family protein produces MHSHSFLFIHLKKILCLHRRNTMKSVIVIVALLCLVSLPNPTVGSTKKPWPKPSDLANHNNNFGDSKVGWACSSSSDPNTPPSPPGSFPNIPQIPGIPNIPFPNIPGIPIPNIPGLPNIPGLPGPPFESLLVSQSGELEKCLSKDGSKTNEKCFSQIFSSWAENDFALDKECCEIIVNMNKRCYGHLHMMFKSHFFAPLLQYSCHIKHAKN; encoded by the coding sequence ATGCATTCTCactcatttttgtttatacacttaaaaaaaatcctttgTTTACATCGCCGTAACACCATGAAGAGCGTCATTGTCATTGTAGCTCTCCTATGCCTCGTCTCTCTCCCAAACCCTACCGTCGGATCAACAAAGAAACCATGGCCTAAGCCGTCCGATCTAGCCAATCACAATAACAACTTCGGTGACTCTAAGGTTGGTTGGGCTTGCTCCTCCTCTTCAGACCCCAACACTCCTCCTTCACCTCCCGGCTCGTTCCCTAATATCCCCCAAATCCCGGGAATACCAAACATCCCGTTTCCCAACATTCCGGGAATCCCAATACCTAACATCCCTGGACTCCCTAACATCCCTGGACTTCCAGGTCCTCCGTTTGAGTCTCTTCTCGTGTCGCAATCCGGTGAGTTAGAGAAATGTTTGTCTAAAGATGGGTCGAAAACTAATGAGAAATGTTTCTCGCAAATATTTTCGAGTTGGGCGGAGAATGATTTCGCATTGGACAAAGAATGTTGTGAGATCATTGTGAATATGAACAAGAGGTGTTATGGCCATCTTCACATGATGTTTAAGAGTCATTTCTTTGCTCCTCTCCTTCAATACTCTTGTCACATCAAGCATGCCAAGAACTAA
- a CDS encoding uncharacterized protein (LOCATED IN: endomembrane system; EXPRESSED IN: leaf whorl, sepal, flower; EXPRESSED DURING: petal differentiation and expansion stage; BEST Arabidopsis thaliana protein match is: ECA1 gametogenesis related family protein (TAIR:AT1G44191.1); Has 132049 Blast hits to 55074 proteins in 2314 species: Archae - 393; Bacteria - 25609; Metazoa - 44661; Fungi - 17591; Plants - 17316; Viruses - 4153; Other Eukaryotes - 22326 (source: NCBI BLink).) encodes MKTSIVLVAAAFLCLVAFPTTTVGKYWPKIEGWPNPSEITRNELMLLNTGHSFGYGDSKVWKCTYSNGSAPAISISPSTPIPSTPSTPSPPPPAPKKSPPPPTPKKSPSPPSLTPFVPHPTPKKSPSPPPTPSLPPPAPKKSPSTPSLPPPTPKKSPPPPPSHHSSSPSNPPHHQQNPWEHIERCMINMGPVGMCRMQMEVSFYTRLFQVSDYCCNLVVNMKSECDDVAWGFFNDPFFVPLVRYTCHVTC; translated from the coding sequence ATGAAAACCTCCATCGTGCTTGTAGCGGCAgcttttctttgtcttgtgGCTTTTCCGACCACAACCGTCGGAAAATACTGGCCAAAAATCGAAGGATGGCCAAACCCGTCTGAAATCACTAGAAACGAACTGATGCTTTTGAACACTGGCCATAGTTTCGGCTATGGAGATTCCAAAGTCTGGAAATGTACTTATAGCAACGGATCTGCTCCTGCCATTTCTATTTCTCCATCAACGCCGATTCCGTCAACTCCATCAACAccgtctcctcctcctccagctCCTAAAAAGTCTCCCCCACCGCCAACGCCAAAGAAGTCTCCATCTCCGCCTTCATTAACACCGTTTGTTCCCCATCCAACGCCCAAGAAGTCTCCATCTCCGCCTCCAACACCGTCTCTTCCACCTCCAGCGCCCAAGAAGTCTCCTTCAACACCGTCTCTTCCACCTCCAACACCCAAGAAGTCTCCACCTCCGCCACCAAGTCATcactcatcatctccatcaaaTCCACCTCATCATCAACAGAATCCATGGGAACACATCGAGAGATGTATGATAAACATGGGACCTGTTGGGATGTGTCGGATGCAGATGGAAGTCAGTTTCTACACGAGGTTGTTTCAAGTTAGTGACTATTGTTGCAACCTTGTTGTCAACATGAAAAGTGAATGTGACGACGTCGCTTGGGGATTCTTCAACGACCCTTTCTTTGTTCCTCTTGTTCGTTACACTTGCCATGTCACCTGctag